One Helicoverpa armigera isolate CAAS_96S chromosome 1, ASM3070526v1, whole genome shotgun sequence genomic window carries:
- the LOC110373882 gene encoding nuclear pore complex protein Nup153 isoform X2, translating to MYPDEAEGKEPEKKQPNKMTTKVKSRLMGTDRRNIEEVDAPTPVELPTGGLQLDEDNLPMSSFSTPVLKLRDTSTPKTTVDLFKYSNPEIVSSDPLQVCLEATTSKYTFKAPENTPVSEDVQCSDCWVKIQPEANNYTVPLTDISETDAAWKCEDCWISYKSTVDKCALCGVARLGVKQDNPVNVTYSKTSSFFGSSDDQFKTFTQSPKSNKWECSSCLVNNESDKDKCACCGAAKESENETPKVEDPEATIAQKLEVNSTIESKAKQQSRTNNVLAETPTFTFLPIKQVDTKADDSKGQLSEAKINSFTEYRFLIPKAIPTDTDSKDPASFLMPVPVGIVFYFGENAQGVPSVDLNSLVTNNENKTLPPAVNSLNPLAADAVNSVPSPVVPDAEKPKPTFSFVVNAPKLELLTQQTQSTTETTTRAPTLFLFEPPAATTVPNPSIPSFEAPSLTQPAAPEFNFDTPQSTSIFGFRQQAPLQQQQMQPAPLQSQLPAGRRLRKAFRRIPQRCNDETFVACSTIWTGFSR from the exons ATGTATCCGGATGAAGCTGAAGG gaaaGAGCCGGAGAAAAAGCAACCCAACAAAATGACTACCAAAGTGAAATCAAGGCTTATGGGAACTGACCGACGAAACATAGAAGAGGTTGATGCACCGACTCCAGTGGAACTGCCCACGGGCGGCCTTCAATTAGATGAGGACAACTTACCTATGTCATCTTTCAGTACCCCGGTCTTAAAACTACGGGACACGTCTACGCCTAAAACTACAGTCGATCTATTCAAATATTCCAATCCTGAAATAGTGTCGAGTGACCCACTTCAAGTGTGTCTGGAGGCGACAACTTCGAAATACACCTTTAAAGCTCCCGAGAATACTCCTGTGTCAGAAGACGTGCAATGTTCTGACTGCTGGGTTAAAATTCAACCTGAAGCCAACAATTACACTGTGCCTTTGACAGACATCTCAGAAACGGATGCTGCTTGGAAATGCGAAGATTGCTGGATCTCTTATAAGAGTACTGTAGACAAATGTGCGCTCTGTGGCGTGGCCCGGCTCGGTGTCAAACAAGACAATCCCGTTAATGTGACGTACAGTAAGACGTCGTCGTTCTTCGGATCTAGTGACGATCAATTCAAAACGTTTACTCAATCTCCAAAGTCAAATAAATGGGAATGTTCCAGCTGTTTAGTCAACAATGAGAGTGATAAAGATAAATGCGCATGCTGTGGAGCAGCAAAAGAAAGCGAAAATGAAACGCCAAAAGTAGAGGATCCAGAGGCTACCATCGCACAAAAACTAGAAGTTAATTCAACGATAGAATCTAAAGCCAAACAACAATCTAGAACAAACAATGTATTAGCTGAGACCCCAACATTCACATTTTTACCCATTAAACAGGTGGATACAAAAGCTGATGATTCCAAAGGCCAGTTAAGTGAGGCTAAAATTAATTCTTTTACCGAATACCGATTCCTTATACCGAAAGCAATTCCTACAGATACAGACTCCAAGGACCCCGCATCTTTCTTGATGCCTGTACCTGTGGgaattgttttctattttggAGAAAATGCGCAAGGAGTTCCATCAGTTGACTTAAATTCTCTAGTCACAAACAATGAAAACAAGACCTTACCACCTGCTGTAAACTCACTCAACCCGCTAGCAGCTGATGCGGTCAATTCGGTGCCTTCACCGGTTGTGCCCGATGCAGAGAAGCCAAAACCAACCTTCTCATTTGTTGTAAATGCTCCCAAGCTGGAGTTGTTAACGCAGCAAACACAATCCACTACTGAGACGACTACTCGTGCCCCAACGTTATTCCTGTTTGAGCCGCCTGCCGCCACTACCGTGCCGAACCCATCTATACCTTCGTTTGAGGCGCCCTCCTTGACGCAACCGGCGGCGCCTGAATTCAACTTTGATACACCTCAGTCGACTAGCATTTTTGGATTTAGACagcag GCTCCGCTTCAGCAGCAGCAGATGCAGCCGGCGCCCCTGCAGAGCCAGCTGCCGGCCGGCCGGCGCCTGCGCAAGGCCTTTCGCAGAATCCCGCAACGATGTAACGATGAAACTTTCGTCGCCTGTAGCACTATATGGACCGGATTCAGTAGATAA
- the LOC110373882 gene encoding nuclear pore complex protein Nup153 isoform X1, with protein sequence MTNMTGNKKGKKVINAYANYYALPRPSSSGYVAGSSRTRQKRPAGDTENGPSKKPKPCATELPFLRRLRKKLEPGSRPRLRRYVMYPDEAEGKEPEKKQPNKMTTKVKSRLMGTDRRNIEEVDAPTPVELPTGGLQLDEDNLPMSSFSTPVLKLRDTSTPKTTVDLFKYSNPEIVSSDPLQVCLEATTSKYTFKAPENTPVSEDVQCSDCWVKIQPEANNYTVPLTDISETDAAWKCEDCWISYKSTVDKCALCGVARLGVKQDNPVNVTYSKTSSFFGSSDDQFKTFTQSPKSNKWECSSCLVNNESDKDKCACCGAAKESENETPKVEDPEATIAQKLEVNSTIESKAKQQSRTNNVLAETPTFTFLPIKQVDTKADDSKGQLSEAKINSFTEYRFLIPKAIPTDTDSKDPASFLMPVPVGIVFYFGENAQGVPSVDLNSLVTNNENKTLPPAVNSLNPLAADAVNSVPSPVVPDAEKPKPTFSFVVNAPKLELLTQQTQSTTETTTRAPTLFLFEPPAATTVPNPSIPSFEAPSLTQPAAPEFNFDTPQSTSIFGFRQQAPLQQQQMQPAPLQSQLPAGRRLRKAFRRIPQRCNDETFVACSTIWTGFSR encoded by the exons ATGACGAACATGACAGGAAACAAGAAAGGCAAGAAGGTCATCAA TGCGTACGCCAATTATTATGCGTTACCTCGCCCAAGCAGCAGTG gttacGTCGCAGGGTCCTCCCGCACCAGACAAAAGCGTCCTGCAGGAGATACCGAGAATGGGCCGTCGAAGAAACCCAAGCCATGCGCGACTGAGTTGCCGTTCCTGCGCCGACTCCGCAAGAAACTCGAACCTGGGTCGCGGCCCAGATTACGGCGCTATGTTATGTATCCGGATGAAGCTGAAGG gaaaGAGCCGGAGAAAAAGCAACCCAACAAAATGACTACCAAAGTGAAATCAAGGCTTATGGGAACTGACCGACGAAACATAGAAGAGGTTGATGCACCGACTCCAGTGGAACTGCCCACGGGCGGCCTTCAATTAGATGAGGACAACTTACCTATGTCATCTTTCAGTACCCCGGTCTTAAAACTACGGGACACGTCTACGCCTAAAACTACAGTCGATCTATTCAAATATTCCAATCCTGAAATAGTGTCGAGTGACCCACTTCAAGTGTGTCTGGAGGCGACAACTTCGAAATACACCTTTAAAGCTCCCGAGAATACTCCTGTGTCAGAAGACGTGCAATGTTCTGACTGCTGGGTTAAAATTCAACCTGAAGCCAACAATTACACTGTGCCTTTGACAGACATCTCAGAAACGGATGCTGCTTGGAAATGCGAAGATTGCTGGATCTCTTATAAGAGTACTGTAGACAAATGTGCGCTCTGTGGCGTGGCCCGGCTCGGTGTCAAACAAGACAATCCCGTTAATGTGACGTACAGTAAGACGTCGTCGTTCTTCGGATCTAGTGACGATCAATTCAAAACGTTTACTCAATCTCCAAAGTCAAATAAATGGGAATGTTCCAGCTGTTTAGTCAACAATGAGAGTGATAAAGATAAATGCGCATGCTGTGGAGCAGCAAAAGAAAGCGAAAATGAAACGCCAAAAGTAGAGGATCCAGAGGCTACCATCGCACAAAAACTAGAAGTTAATTCAACGATAGAATCTAAAGCCAAACAACAATCTAGAACAAACAATGTATTAGCTGAGACCCCAACATTCACATTTTTACCCATTAAACAGGTGGATACAAAAGCTGATGATTCCAAAGGCCAGTTAAGTGAGGCTAAAATTAATTCTTTTACCGAATACCGATTCCTTATACCGAAAGCAATTCCTACAGATACAGACTCCAAGGACCCCGCATCTTTCTTGATGCCTGTACCTGTGGgaattgttttctattttggAGAAAATGCGCAAGGAGTTCCATCAGTTGACTTAAATTCTCTAGTCACAAACAATGAAAACAAGACCTTACCACCTGCTGTAAACTCACTCAACCCGCTAGCAGCTGATGCGGTCAATTCGGTGCCTTCACCGGTTGTGCCCGATGCAGAGAAGCCAAAACCAACCTTCTCATTTGTTGTAAATGCTCCCAAGCTGGAGTTGTTAACGCAGCAAACACAATCCACTACTGAGACGACTACTCGTGCCCCAACGTTATTCCTGTTTGAGCCGCCTGCCGCCACTACCGTGCCGAACCCATCTATACCTTCGTTTGAGGCGCCCTCCTTGACGCAACCGGCGGCGCCTGAATTCAACTTTGATACACCTCAGTCGACTAGCATTTTTGGATTTAGACagcag GCTCCGCTTCAGCAGCAGCAGATGCAGCCGGCGCCCCTGCAGAGCCAGCTGCCGGCCGGCCGGCGCCTGCGCAAGGCCTTTCGCAGAATCCCGCAACGATGTAACGATGAAACTTTCGTCGCCTGTAGCACTATATGGACCGGATTCAGTAGATAA